Proteins encoded in a region of the Homo sapiens chromosome 9, GRCh38.p14 Primary Assembly genome:
- the WASHC1 gene encoding WASH complex subunit 1 isoform X15, translated as MSGDPSLLYLWHHDSCEDAALPGRSDLCRALHPARPAARGGRPADGGCPAVPAEGLWRHLQQVFSSAKYPAPGRLQEYGSIFTGAQDPGLQRRPRHRIQSKHRPLDERALQEKLKDFPVCVSTKPEPEDDAEEGLGGLPSNISSVSSLLLFNTTENLYKKYVFLDPLAGAVTKTHVMLGAETEEKLFDAPLSISKREQLEQQVPENYFYVPDLGQVPEIHVPSYLPDLPGIANDLMYSADLGPGIAPSAPGTIPELPTFHTEVAEPLKTYKMGY; from the exons ATGAGTGGAGATCCATCTCTTCTTTACCTCTG GCACCATGACTCCTGTGAGGATGCAGCACTCCCTGGCAGGTCAGACCTATGCCGTGCCCTTCATCCAGCCAGACCTGCGGCGAGAGGAGGCCGTCCAGCAGATGGCGGATGCCCTGCAGTACCTGCAGAAGGTCTCTGGAGACATCTTCAGCAG GTGTTCTCCAGTGCCAAGTACCCTGCTCCAGGGCGCCTGCAGGAATATGGCTCCATCTTCACGGGCGCCCAGGACCCTGGCCTGCAGAGACGCCCCCGCCACAGGATCCAGAGCAAGCACCGCCCCCTGGACGAGCGGGCCCTGCAG GAGAAGCTGAAGGACTTTCCTGTGTGCGTGAGCACCAAGCCGGAGCCCGAGGACGATGCAGAAGAGGGACTTGGGGGTCTTCCCAGCAACATCAGCTCTGTCAGCTCCTTGCTGCTCTTCAACACCACCGAGAACCT GTACAAGAAGTATGTCTTCCTGGACCCCCTGGCTGGTGCTGTAACAAAGACCCATGTGATGCTGggggcagagacagaggagaagcTGTTTGATGCCCCCTTGTCCATCAGCAAGAGAGAGCAGCTGGAACAGCAG GTCCCAGAGAACTACTTCTATGTGCCAGACCTGGGCCAGGTGCCTGAGATCCATGTTCCATCCTACCTGCCTGACCTGCCCGGCATTGCCAACGACCTCATGTACAGTGCCGACCTGGGCCCCGGCATTGCCCCCTCTGCCCCTGGCACCATTCCAGAACTGCCCACCTTCCACACTGAGGTAGCCGAGCCTCTCAAG ACCTACAAGATGGGGTACTAA
- the WASHC1 gene encoding WASH complex subunit 1 isoform X16, whose product MGAVCTSGARSERTMTPVRMQHSLAGQTYAVPFIQPDLRREEAVQQMADALQYLQKVSGDIFSRISQQVEQSRSQVQAIGEKVSLAQAKIEKIKGSKKAIKVFSSAKYPAPGRLQEYGSIFTGAQDPGLQRRPRHRIQSKHRPLDERALQEKLKDFPVCVSTKPEPEDDAEEGLGGLPSNISSVSSLLLFNTTENLSQRTTSMCQTWARCLRSMFHPTCLTCPALPTTSCTVPTWAPALPPLPLAPFQNCPPSTLR is encoded by the exons ATGGGAGCCGTGTGCACGTCGGGAGCTCGGAGTGAGC GCACCATGACTCCTGTGAGGATGCAGCACTCCCTGGCAGGTCAGACCTATGCCGTGCCCTTCATCCAGCCAGACCTGCGGCGAGAGGAGGCCGTCCAGCAGATGGCGGATGCCCTGCAGTACCTGCAGAAGGTCTCTGGAGACATCTTCAGCAG GATCTCCCAGCAGGTAGAGCAGAGCCGGAGCCAGGTGCAGGCCATTGGAGAGAAGGTCTCCTTGGCCCAGGCCAAGATTGAGAAGATCAAGGGCAGCAAGAAGGCCATCAAG GTGTTCTCCAGTGCCAAGTACCCTGCTCCAGGGCGCCTGCAGGAATATGGCTCCATCTTCACGGGCGCCCAGGACCCTGGCCTGCAGAGACGCCCCCGCCACAGGATCCAGAGCAAGCACCGCCCCCTGGACGAGCGGGCCCTGCAG GAGAAGCTGAAGGACTTTCCTGTGTGCGTGAGCACCAAGCCGGAGCCCGAGGACGATGCAGAAGAGGGACTTGGGGGTCTTCCCAGCAACATCAGCTCTGTCAGCTCCTTGCTGCTCTTCAACACCACCGAGAACCT GTCCCAGAGAACTACTTCTATGTGCCAGACCTGGGCCAGGTGCCTGAGATCCATGTTCCATCCTACCTGCCTGACCTGCCCGGCATTGCCAACGACCTCATGTACAGTGCCGACCTGGGCCCCGGCATTGCCCCCTCTGCCCCTGGCACCATTCCAGAACTGCCCACCTTCCACACTGAGGTAG
- the WASHC1 gene encoding WASH complex subunit 1 isoform X14 encodes MSGEMAFHEMQAHKNALGTSGEQQAADITGPTPHQGGWKQVEQSRSQVQAIGEKVSLAQAKIEKIKGSKKAIKVFSSAKYPAPGRLQEYGSIFTGAQDPGLQRRPRHRIQSKHRPLDERALQEKLKDFPVCVSTKPEPEDDAEEGLGGLPSNISSVSSLLLFNTTENLYKKYVFLDPLAGAVTKTHVMLGAETEEKLFDAPLSISKREQLEQQVPENYFYVPDLGQVPEIHVPSYLPDLPGIANDLMYSADLGPGIAPSAPGTIPELPTFHTEVAEPLKTYKMGY; translated from the exons ATGTCTGGGGAAATGGCGTTCCATGAGATGCAAGCACACAAGAATGCACTTGGCACATCTGGGGAACAGCAGGCAGCTGATATCACTGGGCCCACCCCGCACCAGGGAGGATGGAAGCAG GTAGAGCAGAGCCGGAGCCAGGTGCAGGCCATTGGAGAGAAGGTCTCCTTGGCCCAGGCCAAGATTGAGAAGATCAAGGGCAGCAAGAAGGCCATCAAG GTGTTCTCCAGTGCCAAGTACCCTGCTCCAGGGCGCCTGCAGGAATATGGCTCCATCTTCACGGGCGCCCAGGACCCTGGCCTGCAGAGACGCCCCCGCCACAGGATCCAGAGCAAGCACCGCCCCCTGGACGAGCGGGCCCTGCAG GAGAAGCTGAAGGACTTTCCTGTGTGCGTGAGCACCAAGCCGGAGCCCGAGGACGATGCAGAAGAGGGACTTGGGGGTCTTCCCAGCAACATCAGCTCTGTCAGCTCCTTGCTGCTCTTCAACACCACCGAGAACCT GTACAAGAAGTATGTCTTCCTGGACCCCCTGGCTGGTGCTGTAACAAAGACCCATGTGATGCTGggggcagagacagaggagaagcTGTTTGATGCCCCCTTGTCCATCAGCAAGAGAGAGCAGCTGGAACAGCAG GTCCCAGAGAACTACTTCTATGTGCCAGACCTGGGCCAGGTGCCTGAGATCCATGTTCCATCCTACCTGCCTGACCTGCCCGGCATTGCCAACGACCTCATGTACAGTGCCGACCTGGGCCCCGGCATTGCCCCCTCTGCCCCTGGCACCATTCCAGAACTGCCCACCTTCCACACTGAGGTAGCCGAGCCTCTCAAG ACCTACAAGATGGGGTACTAA
- the WASHC1 gene encoding WASH complex subunit 1 isoform X13, whose amino-acid sequence MSGEMAFHEMQAHKNALGTSGEQQAADITGPTPHQGGWKQQVEQSRSQVQAIGEKVSLAQAKIEKIKGSKKAIKVFSSAKYPAPGRLQEYGSIFTGAQDPGLQRRPRHRIQSKHRPLDERALQEKLKDFPVCVSTKPEPEDDAEEGLGGLPSNISSVSSLLLFNTTENLYKKYVFLDPLAGAVTKTHVMLGAETEEKLFDAPLSISKREQLEQQVPENYFYVPDLGQVPEIHVPSYLPDLPGIANDLMYSADLGPGIAPSAPGTIPELPTFHTEVAEPLKTYKMGY is encoded by the exons ATGTCTGGGGAAATGGCGTTCCATGAGATGCAAGCACACAAGAATGCACTTGGCACATCTGGGGAACAGCAGGCAGCTGATATCACTGGGCCCACCCCGCACCAGGGAGGATGGAAGCAG CAGGTAGAGCAGAGCCGGAGCCAGGTGCAGGCCATTGGAGAGAAGGTCTCCTTGGCCCAGGCCAAGATTGAGAAGATCAAGGGCAGCAAGAAGGCCATCAAG GTGTTCTCCAGTGCCAAGTACCCTGCTCCAGGGCGCCTGCAGGAATATGGCTCCATCTTCACGGGCGCCCAGGACCCTGGCCTGCAGAGACGCCCCCGCCACAGGATCCAGAGCAAGCACCGCCCCCTGGACGAGCGGGCCCTGCAG GAGAAGCTGAAGGACTTTCCTGTGTGCGTGAGCACCAAGCCGGAGCCCGAGGACGATGCAGAAGAGGGACTTGGGGGTCTTCCCAGCAACATCAGCTCTGTCAGCTCCTTGCTGCTCTTCAACACCACCGAGAACCT GTACAAGAAGTATGTCTTCCTGGACCCCCTGGCTGGTGCTGTAACAAAGACCCATGTGATGCTGggggcagagacagaggagaagcTGTTTGATGCCCCCTTGTCCATCAGCAAGAGAGAGCAGCTGGAACAGCAG GTCCCAGAGAACTACTTCTATGTGCCAGACCTGGGCCAGGTGCCTGAGATCCATGTTCCATCCTACCTGCCTGACCTGCCCGGCATTGCCAACGACCTCATGTACAGTGCCGACCTGGGCCCCGGCATTGCCCCCTCTGCCCCTGGCACCATTCCAGAACTGCCCACCTTCCACACTGAGGTAGCCGAGCCTCTCAAG ACCTACAAGATGGGGTACTAA
- the WASHC1 gene encoding WASH complex subunit 1 isoform X10 — MGAVCTSGARSERTMTPVRMQHSLAGQTYAVPFIQPDLRREEAVQQMADALQYLQKVSGDIFSRISQQVEQSRSQVQAIGEKVSLAQAKIEKIKGSKKAIKVFSSAKYPAPGRLQEYGSIFTGAQDPGLQRRPRHRIQSKHRPLDERALQEKLKDFPVCVSTKPEPEDDAEEGLGGLPSNISSVSSLLLFNTTENLYKKYVFLDPLAGAVTKTHVMLGAETEEKLFDAPLSISKREQLEQQVPENYFYVPDLGQVPEIHVPSYLPDLPGIANDLMYSADLGPGIAPSAPGTIPELPTFHTEVAEPLKTYKMGY; from the exons ATGGGAGCCGTGTGCACGTCGGGAGCTCGGAGTGAGC GCACCATGACTCCTGTGAGGATGCAGCACTCCCTGGCAGGTCAGACCTATGCCGTGCCCTTCATCCAGCCAGACCTGCGGCGAGAGGAGGCCGTCCAGCAGATGGCGGATGCCCTGCAGTACCTGCAGAAGGTCTCTGGAGACATCTTCAGCAG GATCTCCCAGCAGGTAGAGCAGAGCCGGAGCCAGGTGCAGGCCATTGGAGAGAAGGTCTCCTTGGCCCAGGCCAAGATTGAGAAGATCAAGGGCAGCAAGAAGGCCATCAAG GTGTTCTCCAGTGCCAAGTACCCTGCTCCAGGGCGCCTGCAGGAATATGGCTCCATCTTCACGGGCGCCCAGGACCCTGGCCTGCAGAGACGCCCCCGCCACAGGATCCAGAGCAAGCACCGCCCCCTGGACGAGCGGGCCCTGCAG GAGAAGCTGAAGGACTTTCCTGTGTGCGTGAGCACCAAGCCGGAGCCCGAGGACGATGCAGAAGAGGGACTTGGGGGTCTTCCCAGCAACATCAGCTCTGTCAGCTCCTTGCTGCTCTTCAACACCACCGAGAACCT GTACAAGAAGTATGTCTTCCTGGACCCCCTGGCTGGTGCTGTAACAAAGACCCATGTGATGCTGggggcagagacagaggagaagcTGTTTGATGCCCCCTTGTCCATCAGCAAGAGAGAGCAGCTGGAACAGCAG GTCCCAGAGAACTACTTCTATGTGCCAGACCTGGGCCAGGTGCCTGAGATCCATGTTCCATCCTACCTGCCTGACCTGCCCGGCATTGCCAACGACCTCATGTACAGTGCCGACCTGGGCCCCGGCATTGCCCCCTCTGCCCCTGGCACCATTCCAGAACTGCCCACCTTCCACACTGAGGTAGCCGAGCCTCTCAAG ACCTACAAGATGGGGTACTAA
- the WASHC1 gene encoding WASH complex subunit 1 isoform X12 translates to MSGDPSLLYLWHHDSCEDAALPGRSDLCRALHPARPAARGGRPADGGCPAVPAEGLWRHLQQVEQSRSQVQAIGEKVSLAQAKIEKIKGSKKAIKVFSSAKYPAPGRLQEYGSIFTGAQDPGLQRRPRHRIQSKHRPLDERALQEKLKDFPVCVSTKPEPEDDAEEGLGGLPSNISSVSSLLLFNTTENLYKKYVFLDPLAGAVTKTHVMLGAETEEKLFDAPLSISKREQLEQQVPENYFYVPDLGQVPEIHVPSYLPDLPGIANDLMYSADLGPGIAPSAPGTIPELPTFHTEVAEPLKTYKMGY, encoded by the exons ATGAGTGGAGATCCATCTCTTCTTTACCTCTG GCACCATGACTCCTGTGAGGATGCAGCACTCCCTGGCAGGTCAGACCTATGCCGTGCCCTTCATCCAGCCAGACCTGCGGCGAGAGGAGGCCGTCCAGCAGATGGCGGATGCCCTGCAGTACCTGCAGAAGGTCTCTGGAGACATCTTCAGCAG GTAGAGCAGAGCCGGAGCCAGGTGCAGGCCATTGGAGAGAAGGTCTCCTTGGCCCAGGCCAAGATTGAGAAGATCAAGGGCAGCAAGAAGGCCATCAAG GTGTTCTCCAGTGCCAAGTACCCTGCTCCAGGGCGCCTGCAGGAATATGGCTCCATCTTCACGGGCGCCCAGGACCCTGGCCTGCAGAGACGCCCCCGCCACAGGATCCAGAGCAAGCACCGCCCCCTGGACGAGCGGGCCCTGCAG GAGAAGCTGAAGGACTTTCCTGTGTGCGTGAGCACCAAGCCGGAGCCCGAGGACGATGCAGAAGAGGGACTTGGGGGTCTTCCCAGCAACATCAGCTCTGTCAGCTCCTTGCTGCTCTTCAACACCACCGAGAACCT GTACAAGAAGTATGTCTTCCTGGACCCCCTGGCTGGTGCTGTAACAAAGACCCATGTGATGCTGggggcagagacagaggagaagcTGTTTGATGCCCCCTTGTCCATCAGCAAGAGAGAGCAGCTGGAACAGCAG GTCCCAGAGAACTACTTCTATGTGCCAGACCTGGGCCAGGTGCCTGAGATCCATGTTCCATCCTACCTGCCTGACCTGCCCGGCATTGCCAACGACCTCATGTACAGTGCCGACCTGGGCCCCGGCATTGCCCCCTCTGCCCCTGGCACCATTCCAGAACTGCCCACCTTCCACACTGAGGTAGCCGAGCCTCTCAAG ACCTACAAGATGGGGTACTAA
- the WASHC1 gene encoding WASH complex subunit 1 isoform X11: MSGDPSLLYLWHHDSCEDAALPGRSDLCRALHPARPAARGGRPADGGCPAVPAEGLWRHLQQQVEQSRSQVQAIGEKVSLAQAKIEKIKGSKKAIKVFSSAKYPAPGRLQEYGSIFTGAQDPGLQRRPRHRIQSKHRPLDERALQEKLKDFPVCVSTKPEPEDDAEEGLGGLPSNISSVSSLLLFNTTENLYKKYVFLDPLAGAVTKTHVMLGAETEEKLFDAPLSISKREQLEQQVPENYFYVPDLGQVPEIHVPSYLPDLPGIANDLMYSADLGPGIAPSAPGTIPELPTFHTEVAEPLKTYKMGY, encoded by the exons ATGAGTGGAGATCCATCTCTTCTTTACCTCTG GCACCATGACTCCTGTGAGGATGCAGCACTCCCTGGCAGGTCAGACCTATGCCGTGCCCTTCATCCAGCCAGACCTGCGGCGAGAGGAGGCCGTCCAGCAGATGGCGGATGCCCTGCAGTACCTGCAGAAGGTCTCTGGAGACATCTTCAGCAG CAGGTAGAGCAGAGCCGGAGCCAGGTGCAGGCCATTGGAGAGAAGGTCTCCTTGGCCCAGGCCAAGATTGAGAAGATCAAGGGCAGCAAGAAGGCCATCAAG GTGTTCTCCAGTGCCAAGTACCCTGCTCCAGGGCGCCTGCAGGAATATGGCTCCATCTTCACGGGCGCCCAGGACCCTGGCCTGCAGAGACGCCCCCGCCACAGGATCCAGAGCAAGCACCGCCCCCTGGACGAGCGGGCCCTGCAG GAGAAGCTGAAGGACTTTCCTGTGTGCGTGAGCACCAAGCCGGAGCCCGAGGACGATGCAGAAGAGGGACTTGGGGGTCTTCCCAGCAACATCAGCTCTGTCAGCTCCTTGCTGCTCTTCAACACCACCGAGAACCT GTACAAGAAGTATGTCTTCCTGGACCCCCTGGCTGGTGCTGTAACAAAGACCCATGTGATGCTGggggcagagacagaggagaagcTGTTTGATGCCCCCTTGTCCATCAGCAAGAGAGAGCAGCTGGAACAGCAG GTCCCAGAGAACTACTTCTATGTGCCAGACCTGGGCCAGGTGCCTGAGATCCATGTTCCATCCTACCTGCCTGACCTGCCCGGCATTGCCAACGACCTCATGTACAGTGCCGACCTGGGCCCCGGCATTGCCCCCTCTGCCCCTGGCACCATTCCAGAACTGCCCACCTTCCACACTGAGGTAGCCGAGCCTCTCAAG ACCTACAAGATGGGGTACTAA
- the WASHC1 gene encoding WASH complex subunit 1 isoform X2 codes for MSGDPSLLYLWHHDSCEDAALPGRSDLCRALHPARPAARGGRPADGGCPAVPAEGLWRHLQQVEQSRSQVQAIGEKVSLAQAKIEKIKGSKKAIKVFSSAKYPAPGRLQEYGSIFTGAQDPGLQRRPRHRIQSKHRPLDERALQEKLKDFPVCVSTKPEPEDDAEEGLGGLPSNISSVSSLLLFNTTENLYKKYVFLDPLAGAVTKTHVMLGAETEEKLFDAPLSISKREQLEQQVPENYFYVPDLGQVPEIHVPSYLPDLPGIANDLMYSADLGPGIAPSAPGTIPELPTFHTEVAEPLKVDLQDGVLTPPPPPPPPPPAPEVLASAPPLPPSTAAPVGQGARQDDSSSSASPSVQGAPREVVDPSGGWATLLESIRQAGGIGKAKLRSMKERKLEKQQQKEQEQVRATSQGGHLMSDLFNKLVMRRKGISGKGPGAGEGPGGAFVRVSDSIPPLPPPQQPQAEEDEDDWES; via the exons ATGAGTGGAGATCCATCTCTTCTTTACCTCTG GCACCATGACTCCTGTGAGGATGCAGCACTCCCTGGCAGGTCAGACCTATGCCGTGCCCTTCATCCAGCCAGACCTGCGGCGAGAGGAGGCCGTCCAGCAGATGGCGGATGCCCTGCAGTACCTGCAGAAGGTCTCTGGAGACATCTTCAGCAG GTAGAGCAGAGCCGGAGCCAGGTGCAGGCCATTGGAGAGAAGGTCTCCTTGGCCCAGGCCAAGATTGAGAAGATCAAGGGCAGCAAGAAGGCCATCAAG GTGTTCTCCAGTGCCAAGTACCCTGCTCCAGGGCGCCTGCAGGAATATGGCTCCATCTTCACGGGCGCCCAGGACCCTGGCCTGCAGAGACGCCCCCGCCACAGGATCCAGAGCAAGCACCGCCCCCTGGACGAGCGGGCCCTGCAG GAGAAGCTGAAGGACTTTCCTGTGTGCGTGAGCACCAAGCCGGAGCCCGAGGACGATGCAGAAGAGGGACTTGGGGGTCTTCCCAGCAACATCAGCTCTGTCAGCTCCTTGCTGCTCTTCAACACCACCGAGAACCT GTACAAGAAGTATGTCTTCCTGGACCCCCTGGCTGGTGCTGTAACAAAGACCCATGTGATGCTGggggcagagacagaggagaagcTGTTTGATGCCCCCTTGTCCATCAGCAAGAGAGAGCAGCTGGAACAGCAG GTCCCAGAGAACTACTTCTATGTGCCAGACCTGGGCCAGGTGCCTGAGATCCATGTTCCATCCTACCTGCCTGACCTGCCCGGCATTGCCAACGACCTCATGTACAGTGCCGACCTGGGCCCCGGCATTGCCCCCTCTGCCCCTGGCACCATTCCAGAACTGCCCACCTTCCACACTGAGGTAGCCGAGCCTCTCAAGGTAG ACCTACAAGATGGGGTACTAACACCACCCCCAccgcccccaccaccacccccagctcctgAGGTGCTGGCCAGtgcacccccactcccaccctcaacCGCGGCCCCTGTAGGCCAAGGCGCCAGGCAGGACGACAGCAGCAGCAGCGCATCTCCTTCAG TCCAGGGAGCTCCCAGGGAAGTGGTCGACCCCTCCGGTGGCTGGGCCACTCTGCTAGAGTCCATCCGCCAAGCTGGGGGCATCGGCAAGGCCAAGCTGCGCAGCATGAAGGAGCGAAagctggagaagcagcagcagaaggaGCAGGAGCAAG TGAGAGCCACGAGCCAAGGTGGGCACTTGATGTCGGATCTCTTCAACAAGCTGGTCATGAGGCGCAAGG GCATCTCTGGGAAAGGACCTGGGGCTGGTGAGGGGCCCGGAGGAGCCTTTGTCCGCGTGTCAGACTCCATCCCTCCTTTGCCGCCACCGCAGCAGCCACAGGCAGAGGAGGACGAGGACGACTGGGAATCGTAG